The following proteins are encoded in a genomic region of Nocardioides sp. cx-173:
- a CDS encoding ABC transporter permease produces MTAQRTSQDPERPGPATGAAPPSLAIDPRGSMIRAVAWVLGVLFLQFAFIFSYVAAFHDPTPHQLEVKVVAPPGGGSQAQQLVDELNRLSGDPLDASLADSESDAREDVRDGDEVAALVLRPDQSSDLLLVASGGGTSLEEAATEVLTKVVGEQQRTLEKEDLVPLQSGDARGLTGFYLVVGWAVGAYLFPTVVALARGDRPRSIRMAALRLAALVPYALASGFGGALIVGPLLDAQTGHLWQLGLLGTAVSFSIAALAIGLEALFGVIGIGVTLLLIVIIGNPSAGGAFQAGVMPTFWRVVGDWIPTGAGVDGVRQIVYFDSDAMTRPLLVLAAYAVAGIVLTLLVSGRGRRPELLMSA; encoded by the coding sequence ATGACAGCCCAACGGACCTCGCAGGACCCCGAGCGGCCCGGTCCCGCCACCGGTGCGGCTCCGCCGTCCCTGGCGATCGACCCACGGGGCTCGATGATCCGGGCCGTGGCCTGGGTCCTGGGCGTGCTGTTCCTGCAGTTCGCGTTCATCTTCAGCTACGTCGCCGCGTTCCATGACCCCACGCCGCACCAGCTCGAGGTGAAGGTGGTCGCGCCCCCGGGGGGCGGCAGCCAGGCCCAGCAGCTGGTCGACGAGCTCAACCGGCTCTCCGGGGACCCCCTGGACGCCTCGCTCGCCGACTCGGAGTCGGATGCCCGCGAGGACGTCCGCGACGGGGACGAGGTCGCGGCCCTGGTGCTGCGCCCGGACCAGAGCAGCGACCTGCTGCTGGTCGCCTCCGGCGGCGGTACCTCGTTGGAGGAGGCCGCGACGGAGGTCCTCACCAAGGTGGTCGGGGAGCAGCAGCGGACGCTGGAGAAGGAGGACCTGGTGCCGCTGCAGAGCGGCGACGCCCGCGGGCTCACCGGCTTCTACCTCGTGGTCGGCTGGGCGGTCGGCGCCTATCTGTTCCCCACGGTGGTCGCGCTGGCGCGCGGGGACCGGCCCCGGTCGATACGCATGGCGGCGCTCCGGCTGGCCGCGCTGGTGCCGTACGCCCTGGCCTCCGGGTTCGGTGGCGCGCTGATCGTCGGCCCGCTGCTGGACGCCCAGACCGGCCACCTCTGGCAGCTCGGCCTGCTCGGGACCGCGGTGTCGTTCTCCATCGCCGCGCTGGCGATCGGGCTCGAGGCGCTCTTCGGGGTGATCGGGATCGGGGTGACGCTGCTGCTGATCGTGATCATCGGCAACCCGAGCGCGGGCGGGGCGTTCCAGGCGGGGGTGATGCCCACCTTCTGGCGGGTGGTCGGCGACTGGATCCCGACCGGCGCCGGCGTGGACGGGGTTCGCCAGATCGTCTACTTCGACTCCGATGCGATGACCCGGCCGCTCCTGGTCCTCGCGGCGTACGCGGTGGCGGGCATCGTCCTCACGCTGCTCGTCTCCGGGCGGGGCCGGCGCCCGGAGCTCCTGATGAGCGCCTAG
- a CDS encoding DUF5995 family protein has product MQAQTIDDVILRLEAIIKDAEARDDRIGYFAALYNRVTIAVREGVRAGEFDDGPRMERLDVAFANRFLDAYDAWRAGQLPSRAWLKAFEVASSSRPVVLQHLLVGMNAHIALDLGVAAAQTCPGADLPALKDDFGRINDVLAGLTPVVEAELGEDSPEFALLTHIMPAREQRIFGFGMDRARELAWGFACTLAPLPLHEQPALMAHRDHEVSLVADVILGNGVLAHVLRHGESTDVAANIRALAAGEFTQTVTAAHLAGAAS; this is encoded by the coding sequence ATGCAGGCACAGACCATCGACGACGTGATCCTCCGCCTCGAGGCGATCATCAAGGACGCCGAGGCACGCGACGACCGGATCGGCTACTTCGCCGCGCTGTACAACCGGGTCACGATCGCCGTACGCGAGGGCGTGCGCGCCGGGGAGTTCGACGACGGGCCGCGGATGGAGCGTCTGGACGTGGCGTTCGCCAACCGCTTCCTCGACGCCTACGACGCATGGCGCGCCGGCCAGCTGCCGAGCCGCGCCTGGCTCAAGGCCTTCGAGGTGGCGTCGAGCTCACGGCCCGTGGTCCTGCAGCACCTCCTGGTCGGCATGAACGCCCACATCGCCCTCGACCTGGGGGTCGCGGCCGCGCAGACCTGCCCCGGGGCCGACCTGCCGGCGCTGAAGGACGACTTCGGCCGCATCAACGACGTCCTGGCCGGCCTCACCCCGGTCGTGGAGGCCGAGCTCGGCGAGGACAGCCCGGAGTTCGCGCTGCTGACGCACATCATGCCCGCGCGCGAGCAGCGGATCTTCGGCTTCGGCATGGACCGGGCCCGCGAGCTGGCATGGGGCTTCGCCTGCACCCTCGCGCCGCTCCCCCTGCACGAGCAGCCGGCCCTCATGGCGCACCGCGACCACGAGGTGTCGCTGGTCGCGGACGTCATCCTCGGCAACGGGGTCCTCGCGCACGTGCTGCGCCACGGCGAGAGCACCGATGTGGCCGCCAACATCAGAGCCCTGGCGGCCGGCGAGTTCACCCAGACCGTGACCGCGGCACACCTCGCGGGCGCCGCGTCCTAG
- a CDS encoding ArsR/SmtB family transcription factor: MATRTAPPVLDATTAAAACCSMVTGGVLDAAESQRLARMFKALGDPTRVRLLSLIAAQPDLEACICDLTEPVGLSQPTVSHHMKQLVDAGLVVREQRGRWAFYRLVEDTLSALSDALKP, encoded by the coding sequence ATGGCCACGCGCACAGCTCCGCCCGTCCTGGACGCGACGACCGCGGCGGCGGCATGCTGCTCGATGGTCACCGGAGGCGTGCTGGACGCGGCGGAGTCGCAGCGGCTGGCGCGCATGTTCAAGGCACTGGGTGACCCGACGCGGGTCCGCCTGTTGTCGCTGATCGCGGCCCAGCCTGATCTCGAGGCCTGCATCTGCGATCTCACCGAGCCGGTGGGGCTGTCGCAGCCGACCGTGTCCCACCACATGAAGCAGCTGGTCGATGCCGGGCTGGTCGTGCGTGAGCAGCGCGGACGCTGGGCGTTCTACCGCCTCGTCGAGGACACCCTGAGCGCCCTCAGCGACGCGCTCAAGCCCTGA
- a CDS encoding protein-L-isoaspartate O-methyltransferase family protein: MPDPVDAAFEAAPREGFLPRRLRRRASYDGPLEIGHGQTSSQPRTVEAMLRLLAVRPGDRVLDVGSGSGWTTALLGHLTGAAGEVVGVEVVPELVAFGRANLAGQDLPWASIRPAEPGVLGVPDRAPYDRILVSAEARRLPDELVAQLASGGRMVLPVSGTMLLVEQAEGRPRVTRHGGYRFVPLV; the protein is encoded by the coding sequence GTGCCCGACCCGGTCGACGCCGCGTTCGAGGCCGCCCCGCGCGAGGGCTTCCTGCCGAGGCGGCTGCGCCGTCGCGCGTCGTACGACGGTCCGCTCGAGATCGGCCACGGCCAGACCAGCTCGCAGCCGCGGACCGTCGAGGCGATGCTGCGGCTGCTCGCCGTGCGCCCCGGCGACCGGGTCCTCGACGTCGGGTCCGGCTCGGGGTGGACCACGGCGCTGCTGGGGCATCTGACCGGGGCCGCCGGGGAGGTGGTCGGGGTGGAGGTCGTGCCCGAGCTGGTCGCGTTCGGACGCGCGAACCTCGCCGGCCAGGACCTTCCCTGGGCGAGCATCCGGCCCGCGGAGCCCGGCGTCCTCGGGGTGCCGGACCGGGCGCCGTACGACCGGATCCTGGTGTCGGCCGAGGCGCGGCGGCTGCCCGACGAGCTGGTCGCGCAGCTCGCCTCCGGCGGCCGGATGGTGCTGCCGGTGAGCGGGACCATGCTGCTCGTGGAGCAGGCGGAGGGGCGGCCGCGGGTCACCCGGCACGGCGGCTACCGGTTCGTGCCGCTGGTCTGA
- a CDS encoding GNAT family N-acetyltransferase: MTETEGTTSPMGADRRYRSRVGGADAELDQTLSDELDKVNAEATRGTAPAQELTVRIEDEAGELAAGMSGWTWGVAAGIAMTWVRDGTRGEGLGARLLAEFEAAARARGCTHVFVTSFTFQAPGFYERQGYREIFRWEDVPVPGASDVHFRKEL; encoded by the coding sequence ATGACGGAGACAGAGGGGACGACCAGCCCGATGGGTGCCGATCGCCGGTACCGCTCGAGGGTCGGCGGGGCCGACGCCGAGCTCGACCAGACGCTGTCGGACGAGCTGGACAAGGTGAATGCGGAGGCGACCCGTGGAACTGCTCCGGCGCAGGAGCTGACGGTCCGCATCGAGGACGAAGCCGGCGAGCTGGCAGCGGGCATGAGCGGCTGGACCTGGGGCGTCGCTGCCGGTATCGCGATGACCTGGGTGCGTGACGGCACCCGTGGTGAGGGTCTCGGCGCCAGGCTGCTGGCCGAGTTCGAGGCCGCGGCTCGCGCACGGGGATGCACCCACGTCTTCGTCACCTCGTTCACGTTCCAGGCGCCGGGCTTCTACGAGCGACAGGGGTACCGCGAGATCTTCCGTTGGGAGGACGTGCCGGTCCCGGGGGCTTCCGACGTGCACTTCCGCAAGGAGCTCTGA
- the arsM gene encoding arsenite methyltransferase, with protein sequence MTTSSPQTAGQTPDQVREEVRSRYAQAATAVVGGAGNAALNDQLQTVDDSCGTSSCCGGEGTVDDAFGAELYGSDDQAALPAEAVAASLGCGNPTAVADLRAGERVLDLGSGGGIDVLLSARRVGPTGFAYGVDMTEEMLDLARANATKAGATNVEFLKGTIEDVPLPDASVDVVISNCVINLSVDKPKVISEIYRVLTPGGRIGISDVVAEDHLTPEDRAERGSYVGCIAGALSRAEYLAGLSAAGFVDAEVEFTHEAVPGMHGAIIRASKPSA encoded by the coding sequence ATGACCACCAGCAGCCCGCAGACCGCCGGACAGACCCCCGACCAGGTGCGTGAGGAGGTCCGCAGTCGCTACGCCCAAGCCGCCACCGCGGTCGTCGGCGGCGCCGGCAATGCTGCCCTCAACGACCAGCTGCAGACCGTAGACGACAGCTGCGGGACCTCCTCGTGCTGCGGTGGCGAGGGGACCGTCGACGATGCGTTCGGAGCGGAGCTGTACGGCAGCGACGACCAGGCTGCACTGCCGGCCGAGGCGGTCGCGGCCAGCCTCGGCTGTGGCAACCCGACCGCCGTCGCGGACCTGCGCGCCGGCGAGCGCGTGCTCGACCTCGGCTCCGGCGGCGGCATCGACGTGCTGCTCTCCGCGCGCCGCGTCGGGCCGACCGGCTTCGCCTACGGCGTCGACATGACCGAGGAGATGCTCGACCTGGCTCGCGCCAACGCCACCAAGGCCGGAGCGACGAACGTGGAGTTCCTCAAGGGCACCATCGAGGACGTCCCACTGCCCGACGCGTCGGTCGACGTGGTCATCTCCAACTGCGTCATCAACCTCTCGGTCGACAAGCCGAAGGTCATCTCCGAGATCTACCGCGTCCTGACCCCCGGCGGGCGGATCGGCATCTCCGACGTCGTCGCCGAGGACCACCTCACCCCCGAGGACCGGGCCGAGCGGGGCTCCTACGTCGGCTGCATCGCCGGCGCCCTCTCCCGCGCCGAGTACCTCGCGGGTCTGAGCGCCGCCGGGTTCGTCGACGCCGAGGTCGAGTTCACCCACGAGGCCGTCCCCGGCATGCACGGTGCGATCATCCGCGCCAGCAAGCCGTCGGCATGA